From Candidatus Sphingomonas colombiensis, one genomic window encodes:
- a CDS encoding acyl-CoA dehydrogenase family protein encodes MTDEQLKAEVEAWLAANWKGVPAHHDTFGRDPRSAWLAKVRDSGWAVPRWSSEWHGRELSNDQAKIVERAFAAFDAPGAGQDRTNLWANTALAHATHSFKREIVPKLLAGEVGMCLLYSEPGAGSDLAAIRTRADKVNGGWRITGQKVWTSGAMIADYGMLIARTDWDVPKHRGISFFFLPMKQPGVEVRPLRQITDEAHFNEVFITDAFVPDENLLGPLNGGWSVLQTALAYERSVMGDRARGPRSGAGGPKGDYSLLGLAREAGKLGDPVIRQELAQVIAWRALNKLNTQRAKAELAQGTSASIMSLGKLAMSRILHEEGRIRTLLLGAESLLQGPEHPRAEDANFLTLNAYFTSIGGGTDQIQRNIIGERVLGLPKEPEVDRTIPFREVRAG; translated from the coding sequence ATGACCGACGAACAGCTCAAGGCCGAGGTGGAGGCATGGCTCGCCGCCAATTGGAAAGGCGTGCCCGCGCATCACGACACATTCGGCCGCGATCCGCGCAGCGCCTGGCTGGCGAAAGTGCGCGATTCCGGCTGGGCCGTTCCGCGCTGGTCCAGCGAATGGCACGGCCGCGAGCTTTCAAACGATCAGGCGAAGATCGTCGAGCGCGCCTTCGCGGCGTTCGACGCGCCCGGCGCGGGGCAGGATCGCACCAACCTGTGGGCCAATACCGCGCTGGCCCATGCCACCCACAGCTTCAAGCGCGAGATCGTGCCGAAGCTGCTCGCCGGAGAGGTCGGCATGTGCCTGCTCTATTCGGAGCCCGGCGCGGGCAGCGATCTCGCCGCGATCCGCACGCGGGCGGACAAGGTGAACGGCGGCTGGCGCATCACCGGGCAGAAGGTGTGGACCAGCGGCGCGATGATCGCCGATTACGGGATGCTGATCGCACGCACCGACTGGGACGTGCCCAAGCATCGCGGCATCAGTTTCTTCTTCCTGCCGATGAAGCAGCCCGGCGTGGAGGTGCGCCCGCTGCGCCAGATCACCGATGAGGCGCATTTCAACGAGGTGTTCATCACCGATGCCTTCGTGCCGGATGAAAATCTGCTCGGCCCGCTGAACGGCGGGTGGAGCGTGTTGCAGACAGCGCTGGCCTATGAACGATCGGTGATGGGTGATCGCGCGCGCGGGCCGCGTTCGGGCGCGGGCGGCCCGAAGGGCGATTATTCGCTGCTCGGGCTGGCGCGCGAGGCGGGCAAGCTCGGCGATCCGGTGATCCGGCAGGAACTGGCGCAGGTGATCGCGTGGCGCGCGCTCAACAAGCTCAATACGCAGCGCGCCAAGGCGGAGCTGGCGCAGGGCACCTCCGCGTCGATCATGTCGCTCGGCAAGCTGGCGATGAGCCGCATCCTGCACGAGGAAGGCCGCATCCGCACGTTGCTGCTCGGCGCGGAGAGCCTGTTGCAAGGGCCGGAGCATCCGCGTGCCGAGGATGCCAATTTCCTGACGCTCAACGCCTATTTCACCTCGATCGGCGGCGGGACGGATCAGATCCAGCGCAACATCATCGGCGAGCGCGTGCTGGGGTTGCCCAAGGAACCCGAGGTCGATCGTACCATCCCGTTCCGGGAGGTGCGCGCGGGATGA
- a CDS encoding SDR family NAD(P)-dependent oxidoreductase, with product MRFAGKVALVTGGGSGIGAATARLLAREGAQLVVVDLVAEHAQAVADETGGIAVTADVAQRADVERAVARAVERHGRIDILFNNAGIGCFGRTPDLDPAQWERVIAVDLNAVFYACRAAIPHMPKPGGVIVNTASISGLAADYGFTAYNAAKAAVINYTRSLAIDHAREGIRANALCPGLVATPIIAGARELPGLEQAWNDTIPLGRPAQPEEMAQVVAFLASDAASYVTGSVIVADGGQTASTGQPNLMNFLPG from the coding sequence ATGCGCTTTGCGGGCAAGGTGGCGCTGGTCACCGGCGGCGGATCGGGGATCGGCGCGGCGACCGCGCGGTTGCTGGCGCGCGAGGGCGCGCAACTCGTCGTGGTCGATCTCGTCGCGGAACATGCGCAGGCGGTGGCGGACGAAACCGGCGGCATCGCGGTGACGGCGGACGTGGCGCAACGCGCCGATGTGGAGCGCGCGGTGGCACGCGCGGTCGAACGGCACGGCCGGATCGACATCCTGTTCAACAACGCTGGCATCGGTTGCTTCGGCCGCACGCCCGATCTCGATCCGGCCCAGTGGGAACGCGTGATCGCGGTCGATCTCAACGCGGTGTTCTACGCCTGCCGCGCGGCGATCCCGCATATGCCAAAGCCTGGCGGCGTGATCGTCAACACCGCATCGATTTCCGGGCTGGCGGCGGATTATGGCTTCACCGCCTATAATGCGGCCAAGGCGGCGGTGATCAACTACACCCGCAGTCTCGCGATCGATCATGCGCGCGAGGGAATACGCGCGAACGCGCTTTGCCCCGGTCTTGTCGCGACCCCGATCATCGCGGGCGCCAGGGAGCTGCCGGGGCTGGAGCAGGCGTGGAACGACACGATCCCGCTCGGCCGTCCAGCCCAGCCGGAGGAGATGGCGCAGGTCGTCGCCTTCCTCGCCTCCGACGCGGCATCCTATGTCACGGGTTCGGTTATAGTTGCAGACGGCGGCCAAACCGCCTCCACCGGCCAGCCAAACCTGATGAACTTCCTGCCGGGGTGA
- a CDS encoding SDR family oxidoreductase — translation MSRAIFISGGASGIGLAAARRFHREGWTIGIGDIDTAGMARVADELAAFTVPLDVRDRAQWDAALAGFAAHTGRLDALLNNAGIARYGMFEEVTPDESELEVDINLKGVINGVYAALPHLKATPGSRLINVASVAGIIGSPGLAVYSATKHAVRGLSEALDAEFTRHGIAVSCVMPFFIETPLLDTGSKGSNRAIRDGLGKAPVYTPEDAAEVIWQAAHGEEREYIVGKAGRQASFARRFMPGRLRKRMKAAFAR, via the coding sequence ATGAGCCGGGCGATCTTCATCAGCGGCGGCGCATCGGGCATCGGTCTCGCCGCCGCGCGCCGTTTCCACCGCGAAGGCTGGACGATCGGTATCGGCGATATCGACACCGCCGGCATGGCGCGGGTGGCGGACGAACTGGCCGCCTTCACCGTGCCGCTCGACGTGCGCGATCGCGCGCAATGGGATGCCGCTTTGGCCGGCTTCGCGGCGCACACCGGGCGGCTCGATGCATTGCTCAACAACGCCGGGATCGCGCGTTACGGCATGTTCGAGGAAGTGACCCCCGACGAATCCGAGCTGGAGGTCGATATCAATCTGAAGGGCGTGATCAACGGCGTCTATGCCGCCCTGCCGCATTTGAAAGCAACGCCGGGCAGCCGGCTGATCAACGTCGCATCGGTCGCCGGGATCATCGGCTCGCCCGGCCTCGCGGTATATTCCGCGACCAAGCACGCGGTGCGCGGCCTGTCCGAGGCGCTGGACGCGGAATTCACCCGCCACGGCATCGCGGTTTCATGCGTCATGCCGTTCTTCATCGAAACGCCGCTGCTCGATACCGGATCGAAGGGCAGCAACCGCGCGATCCGCGACGGGCTGGGCAAAGCGCCGGTCTATACCCCCGAAGACGCCGCCGAGGTGATCTGGCAGGCGGCGCATGGCGAGGAGCGCGAATATATCGTCGGCAAGGCGGGGCGGCAGGCCAGCTTCGCGCGGCGCTTCATGCCGGGCCGGTTGCGCAAGCGGATGAAGGCGGCGTTCGCGCGTTAG
- the nth gene encoding endonuclease III, translating to MKKADIFEFYRRLAEVDPHPVTELEYGNDYQLVVAVALSAQATDVGVNKATRRLFAEVKTPAQMVALGEAGLKEHIKTIGLFNTKAKNVIALSEVLIADHDGEVPADREALEKLPGVGRKTANVVLNVAFGAETFAVDTHIFRVGNRTGLAKGKTPLAVEKKLDKDTPQPFRVHAHHWLILHGRYVCKARTPECWRCVEADLCAYKPKTPAPKGRVAAAA from the coding sequence TTGAAAAAGGCCGACATCTTCGAATTCTATCGCCGGCTGGCGGAGGTCGATCCGCATCCGGTGACCGAACTCGAATATGGCAATGACTATCAGCTTGTCGTCGCGGTCGCGCTTTCCGCGCAGGCGACCGACGTCGGCGTCAACAAGGCGACGCGGCGGCTATTCGCCGAAGTGAAGACGCCGGCGCAGATGGTCGCGCTGGGCGAGGCGGGGCTGAAGGAACACATCAAGACGATCGGGCTGTTCAACACCAAGGCGAAGAACGTCATCGCGCTGAGCGAGGTGCTGATCGCCGATCATGATGGCGAGGTGCCGGCGGATCGCGAGGCGCTGGAGAAACTGCCGGGCGTGGGGCGCAAGACCGCCAATGTCGTGCTGAACGTCGCGTTCGGCGCGGAGACGTTCGCGGTCGACACGCATATCTTCCGCGTCGGCAACCGCACCGGTCTGGCGAAGGGCAAGACCCCGCTGGCGGTGGAGAAGAAGCTGGACAAGGATACGCCGCAGCCGTTTCGCGTCCACGCGCATCACTGGCTGATCCTGCACGGGCGCTATGTCTGCAAGGCGCGCACGCCCGAATGCTGGCGCTGCGTGGAGGCGGATCTGTGCGCGTACAAGCCGAAGACGCCCGCGCCGAAGGGGAGGGTGGCTGCGGCCGCCTAA
- the dapB gene encoding 4-hydroxy-tetrahydrodipicolinate reductase, protein MTKVGIYGSAGRMGRAITVIAGEEGVVIVGGIDADGDPAPLARAADVLVDFTAPAALEANLAAAVAAGTPIVIGTTGLHASHHALIDKAAQSVAVLQTGNTSLGVTLLAVLVREAAERLGTEWDIEIVEMHHRHKVDAPSGTATLLGEAAAAGRGTTLGEVRVDGRAGLTGARTEGTIGFSSLRGGSVVGDHQVVFAGEGERIELGHRGEDRSIFARGALKAALWLAGKPAGRYQMDEVLGL, encoded by the coding sequence ATGACGAAGGTCGGAATCTATGGCAGCGCGGGGCGCATGGGGCGTGCGATCACGGTGATTGCGGGCGAGGAAGGCGTCGTGATCGTTGGCGGCATCGATGCGGACGGCGATCCCGCGCCGCTGGCGCGCGCGGCGGACGTGCTGGTCGATTTCACCGCCCCGGCCGCGCTGGAGGCGAACCTTGCGGCAGCGGTGGCGGCTGGCACGCCGATCGTGATCGGCACGACGGGGCTGCACGCGTCGCATCACGCGCTGATCGACAAGGCGGCGCAGTCGGTCGCGGTGCTCCAGACGGGGAATACGTCGCTCGGGGTCACCCTGCTCGCGGTATTGGTGCGTGAGGCGGCGGAACGGCTCGGCACGGAATGGGATATCGAAATCGTCGAGATGCATCACCGCCACAAGGTCGATGCGCCGTCCGGCACCGCGACATTGCTTGGCGAAGCGGCGGCGGCGGGGCGCGGCACTACGCTGGGTGAGGTGCGCGTCGATGGCCGCGCCGGGCTGACCGGCGCGCGGACGGAGGGGACGATCGGCTTCTCCTCGCTGCGCGGCGGATCGGTGGTGGGCGATCATCAGGTGGTGTTCGCCGGCGAGGGCGAGCGGATCGAGCTGGGCCATCGTGGTGAGGATCGCTCTATCTTCGCGCGCGGCGCGCTGAAGGCGGCGCTGTGGCTCGCGGGCAAGCCGGCGGGGCGATATCAGATGGACGAGGTGCTGGGGCTTTGA
- a CDS encoding acyl-CoA/acyl-ACP dehydrogenase: MTDTLRDPREASPALNAEDRAALADSVRRLLADRCAETDVRRIIDSETGHDPALWRALADLGMVGLTVPEAHGGAGLGPIELELVMEAAGAALLPAPLISAAIAAALLDGDRLSALATGESIVAVAFAGSRDWTGKSDVRHYGNQLSGTARFVPDAAIADTILVTTDDAVFAVARADATITPLPVFDRTRRMADVAFHGPATRIGDGSRVAQAHDVALIALAGEQAGAARRIMDMAVDYARERHQFGRAIGSFQAVKHMAADLLLEAESATSAARDAARQLAEGAPMKDAAIALAAFACGDAFVRCAKDAIQMHGGIAFTWEHPAHLYLRRARSGAQLYGDGNHWRDRYVSALEAQA, from the coding sequence ATGACCGATACGCTGCGAGACCCCCGCGAGGCCTCGCCCGCACTGAACGCGGAGGATCGCGCCGCATTGGCCGATTCGGTGCGCCGCCTGCTCGCCGATCGTTGCGCGGAAACCGATGTGCGCCGCATCATCGACAGCGAGACCGGGCATGATCCCGCATTGTGGCGCGCGCTGGCCGATCTCGGCATGGTTGGCCTTACCGTGCCGGAAGCGCATGGCGGCGCAGGGCTTGGCCCGATCGAACTGGAGCTGGTGATGGAGGCGGCGGGCGCGGCGTTGCTCCCCGCCCCGCTGATCTCCGCCGCGATCGCCGCCGCGCTGCTCGACGGCGATCGGCTCTCCGCGCTCGCCACCGGGGAGAGCATCGTCGCCGTGGCCTTTGCCGGAAGCCGCGACTGGACGGGCAAGAGCGACGTGCGGCACTACGGCAACCAGCTATCCGGCACCGCGCGCTTCGTTCCCGACGCCGCGATCGCCGACACCATCCTGGTCACCACCGACGACGCCGTATTCGCCGTCGCCCGCGCCGATGCCACGATCACCCCCCTCCCCGTCTTCGACCGCACGCGCCGCATGGCGGATGTAGCGTTCCACGGCCCCGCCACACGCATCGGCGACGGCAGCCGCGTGGCGCAGGCGCACGACGTTGCGTTGATCGCGCTGGCGGGCGAGCAGGCCGGGGCTGCGCGGCGCATCATGGACATGGCGGTCGATTATGCGCGCGAACGCCACCAGTTCGGCCGCGCGATCGGCAGTTTCCAGGCGGTGAAACATATGGCGGCCGATCTGCTGCTTGAGGCGGAGAGCGCGACGAGCGCGGCGCGCGACGCCGCGCGCCAGCTCGCGGAGGGCGCACCGATGAAGGACGCCGCGATCGCGCTCGCCGCCTTTGCCTGCGGCGACGCATTCGTCCGCTGCGCGAAAGATGCGATCCAGATGCACGGCGGCATCGCCTTCACCTGGGAGCATCCCGCGCATCTTTATCTGCGCCGAGCGCGATCCGGCGCGCAGCTTTACGGCGACGGCAATCATTGGCGCGACCGCTACGTCAGCGCGCTGGAGGCTCAGGCATGA
- a CDS encoding M28 family metallopeptidase codes for MRPRLSLFLLATALATPALAQQQPSFSLDTLKSVTKELSSDAYEGRAPTTPGEVKTVAYIIERMKAAGLKPGNKGQWTQDVPMVEITATNVKPFTITGGKKPVSLAYRDDIVAGTYRVVPKIALQNSDMVFVGYGINAPEKGWNDYAGIDVKGKTVVILINDPDWQTKEAGANAGPFEGRAMTYYGRWTYKFEEAARQGAAAAIIVHDTEPAAYPWAVVRSSWTGAQHELDEPGNHMDQSQIVSWVQLDRAREIFAAAGKDFTALAESAKHKGFKAVPLGVKFSGGFNNTIRRSASKNVVGLLPGTGAPDETVLYSAHWDHLGHCDPVDGDGICNGAVDNASGVAGLIAMAETQAKAGPARRSIAFLAVTAEESGLLGSAYYAQHPVFPLAKTVGGVNMDVLNVVGATKDFELTGAGKSELEDMVKPLLVAQGRTISPEATPEKGHYYRSDHFSFAKLGVPMLSGGSGEDLVNGGVAAGRAAAEDYNAHRYHKPADEYNPNWDWSGAVQDLTIYYQLGRELADGAMWPNWYPTAEFRAIRDQSRGDAK; via the coding sequence ATGCGTCCTCGCCTGTCCCTGTTTCTCCTCGCCACCGCGCTTGCCACGCCGGCGCTCGCCCAGCAGCAGCCCAGCTTCTCGCTCGACACGCTGAAATCGGTGACGAAGGAGCTGTCGTCCGACGCCTATGAAGGCCGCGCGCCGACCACGCCGGGCGAGGTGAAGACGGTCGCCTATATCATCGAGCGGATGAAGGCCGCCGGCCTGAAGCCGGGCAACAAGGGCCAGTGGACGCAGGACGTGCCGATGGTCGAGATAACCGCGACCAACGTGAAGCCCTTCACCATCACCGGCGGCAAGAAGCCGGTCTCGCTCGCCTATCGCGACGATATCGTCGCGGGCACCTATCGCGTCGTGCCGAAAATCGCGTTGCAGAACAGCGACATGGTGTTCGTCGGCTATGGCATCAACGCGCCCGAAAAGGGCTGGAACGATTATGCCGGCATCGACGTGAAGGGCAAGACGGTCGTCATCCTGATCAACGATCCCGATTGGCAGACCAAGGAAGCCGGCGCCAATGCCGGCCCGTTCGAGGGCCGCGCGATGACCTATTACGGCCGCTGGACCTACAAGTTCGAAGAAGCCGCGCGACAGGGCGCCGCCGCCGCGATCATCGTCCATGATACCGAGCCGGCGGCATATCCCTGGGCGGTCGTCCGCTCGTCCTGGACCGGCGCGCAGCATGAGCTGGACGAACCGGGCAATCATATGGACCAGAGCCAGATCGTCAGCTGGGTGCAGCTCGATCGCGCCAGGGAAATCTTCGCCGCCGCCGGCAAGGATTTCACCGCGCTGGCGGAATCCGCGAAGCACAAGGGCTTCAAGGCGGTGCCGCTGGGCGTGAAATTCTCGGGCGGATTCAACAACACGATCCGCCGCAGCGCATCGAAGAACGTCGTCGGCCTGCTGCCGGGCACCGGGGCGCCGGACGAGACGGTGCTCTATTCGGCGCATTGGGATCACCTCGGCCATTGCGATCCGGTGGATGGCGACGGGATTTGCAACGGCGCGGTCGACAATGCCTCGGGCGTCGCCGGGTTGATCGCGATGGCGGAGACGCAGGCCAAGGCCGGCCCCGCGCGCCGCTCGATCGCGTTCCTCGCGGTGACGGCGGAGGAAAGCGGGCTGCTCGGCTCCGCTTATTATGCGCAACACCCGGTATTCCCGCTCGCGAAGACCGTCGGCGGGGTCAACATGGACGTGCTCAACGTGGTGGGCGCGACCAAGGATTTCGAGCTGACCGGCGCCGGCAAGTCCGAACTGGAGGATATGGTGAAGCCGCTGCTCGTCGCACAGGGCCGCACCATCTCGCCGGAGGCGACGCCGGAGAAGGGCCATTATTACCGCTCCGACCATTTCTCCTTCGCCAAGCTTGGCGTGCCGATGCTGTCTGGCGGCAGCGGCGAGGATCTGGTCAACGGCGGCGTCGCCGCGGGTCGCGCTGCGGCGGAGGATTACAACGCCCACCGCTATCACAAGCCGGCCGACGAATATAATCCGAACTGGGACTGGTCGGGCGCGGTGCAGGATCTGACGATCTATTATCAGCTCGGGCGCGAGCTGGCGGACGGCGCGATGTGGCCGAACTGGTATCCGACCGCCGAGTTCCGCGCGATCCGGGATCAGTCGCGGGGCGACGCGAAGTGA